The following coding sequences lie in one Apium graveolens cultivar Ventura chromosome 1, ASM990537v1, whole genome shotgun sequence genomic window:
- the LOC141659282 gene encoding uncharacterized protein LOC141659282 — protein sequence MASEMIKGLNVGYVVMTEIYGDEVPRIGGGLCINSQGWIITTATLTPANLERVRVRSRYSTEFRPADVLHVKSCFGIAFLSIQDVEEDEVFNYLNIADNLSIEEGDGFFSWIHNNPIVFSFITGNASFPFEGAIFPSFDSSTTVDTTVEDDLFDLRQNEYSETRSFRTIGGVIESNPRRSEICSLHPELPVIEVHGFLCTKGYGSPVFDMGGKFVGLILFKYREMNYILPSNMIKSYLDFITGTRPSAARGYDVGLNAELEMARHSNDLRGMARRSREINELDAVYVISTEVPSMQHIIGGGLCIRPEGVIITTAMVTPANHTEVVVRSRNSNEFRRATVLNVNFSFDISVLVIDPREEDEIFGFIDIGQDFPPIEEGDPLFSWIHSINIAFSNITGKVSFPFESVVFPRPSSRKTIGNALAGEVVEIRENAFLQTPSFRTIGGIVEDMGEGRRKLSHLHPKLPLIEVHGFSVNQDIYLDQDCYGSPVFDKRGGFVGLIMLEHCEFTYVLPSRVFRSYISQNLTKWTSSRGGAGSSHHRKGKDNKSRKDRVPHFPGGHDGEYV from the exons ATGGCTAGTGAAATGATTAAAGGTTTGAATGTTGGGTATGTGGTGATGACAGAAATCTATGGAGATGAGGTTCCTAGAATTGGGGGTGGTCTTTGTATCAACTCACAAGGATGGATAATCACCACCGCAACGTTAACTCCAGCTAATCTTGAACGAGTTAGGGTTCGATCCAGGTATTCCACTGAATTTAGGCCAGCAGATGTTCTACACGTGAAATCGTGTTTTGGTATAGCTTTTCTAAGCATTCAAGATGTGGAAGAAGACGAGGTGTTCAACTATCTTAATATTGCAGATAATCTCTCGATTGAGGAGGGAGATGGATTTTTTTCGTGGATTCACAATAATCCCATTGTTTTTTCATTCATCACCGGAAATGCCTCCTTTCCATTTGAAGGTGCAATTTTTCCTTCATTTGATAGTAGTACTACTGTTGATACTACTGTTGAAGATGATTTGTTTGATTTGAGGCAAAACGAATATTCAGAAACACGGTCTTTTCGAACTATTGGAGGAGTTATCGAGAGCAATCCTCGTAGATCGGAAATATGTTCTTTACATCCAGAATTACCGGTGATCGAAGTCCATGGGTTTCTTTGTACTAAGGGATATGGCAGCCCGGTATTTGACATGGGTGGTAAATTTGTGGGGTTGATCCTGTTTAAGTATCGTGAAATGAATTATATTCTACCAAGCAACATGATCAAGTCTTATCTGGATTTTATAACGGGGACCCGGCCTTCAGCAGCTCGTGGATATGACGTCGGG TTAAATGCAGAACTGGAAATGGCTAGACACTCAAATGATTTGCGAG GTATGGCTAGGAGAAGCAGAGAGATCAATGAATTAGATGCTGTGTACGTGATCTCGACAGAAGTACCAAGCATGCAGCATATTATCGGAGGTGGTCTATGCATTAGGCCAGAAGGGGTGATAATTACTACTGCCATGGTAACTCCTGCTAACCATACAGAAGTTGTCGTTCGTTCAAGAAATTCCAATGAGTTTAGGCGAGCAACGGTTTTGAACGTAAATTTTTCGTTTGATATAAGTGTTTTGGTCATTGATCCTCGTGAAGAAGATGAGATATTTGGGTTCATTGATATTGGACAAGATTTCCCCCCTATTGAGGAGGGAGATCCACTGTTCTCGTGGATTCACAGCATTAATATTGCTTTTTCAAACATTACCGGAAAGGTTTCCTTCCCGTTTGAGTCGGTGGTTTTTCCACGACCTAGTAGCAGGAAGACGATTGGTAATGCTCTTGCGGGAGAAGTAGTTGAAATTAGGGAAAATGCGTTCTTACAAACACCGTCTTTTAGAACTATTGGGGGGATTGTTGAAGACATGGGGGAAGGGCGGAGGAAATTGAGCCATTTACATCCAAAATTACCGCTCATTGAAGTTCATGGATTCAGTGTCAATCAGGATATCTATTTAGATCAGGATTGCTATGGCAGCCCCGTGTTTGATAAGCGTGGTGGATTTGTTGGATTGATCATGTTGGAACATTGTGAATTCACATATGTACTACCAAGCCGCGTATTCAGGTCTTACATAAGCCAAAATCTTACAAAATGGACTTCATCTCGAGGCGGCGCGGGATCTTCGCATCACAGAAAAGGCAAGGATAACAAGTCAAGAAAAGATAGGGTTCCACATTTTCCTGGTGGACATGATGGG GAGTATGTCTAA